The following proteins come from a genomic window of Anopheles ziemanni chromosome 3, idAnoZiCoDA_A2_x.2, whole genome shotgun sequence:
- the LOC131289962 gene encoding uncharacterized protein LOC131289962, producing MMDFKASTTATIATIDKGSDRTFASAFFHPPASPTHVGCCVLNRAPARPPSEIYFESRGKCCKKLLRYNGYPNKVLLYPEEGWARSAASSYWTIAPCRWRRNRCVVEEVAGSRKQTTHGKMIVAGDGALLIVGTFKRRVPDPDFKLYLSSNISLADYNMGYCLTGTLERGCERTNQFQTTHFAVIRRCWPSNEHDGHHGGGFGAAGGGSGGASKNNNKTQHTYIDFLFNR from the exons ATGATGGACTTCAAGGCCTCGACCACGGCCACAATCGCCACCATCGACAAGGGCAGTGACCGGACGTTTGCATCGgcgtttttccacccgccgGCGTCACCCACTCACGTCGGATGCTGCGTGCTCAATCGAGCGCCAGCGAGACCCCCGTCCGAAATATATTTCGAAAGTCGGGGAAAGTGCTGTAAAAAATTGCTACGATACAACGGTTATCCGAACAAG GTTCTGCTGTACCCGGAAGAAGGATGGGCTCGCAGTGCCGCTTCCAGCTACTGGACGATAGCGCCATGCCGTTGGCGAAGGAACCGCTGcgtggtggaggaggtggcCGGCTCTCGGAA ACAAACAACGCATGGGAAAATGATCGTTGCTGGCGATGGTGCACTCCTTATTGTAGGAACCTTCAAGAGGCGAGTTCCGGATCCAGACTTTAAG CTCTACCTATCGTCCAACATTAGTCTGGCCGACTACAACATGGGCTACTGTTTGACGGGCACGCTGGAGCGGGGCTGCGAGCGGACGAACCAGTTCCAAACCACCCACTTTGCCGTCATCCGACGCTGCTGGCCCTCCAACGAACACGATGGGCATCACGGTGGGGGTTTTGGGGCGGCTGGTGGCGGTAGCGGTGGTGCAAgtaagaacaacaacaaaacacaacacacctACATCGATTTTCTCTTCAACCGATGA